In the genome of Malania oleifera isolate guangnan ecotype guangnan chromosome 5, ASM2987363v1, whole genome shotgun sequence, the window ctCTTGTTGTTCATATTAGGGTTGGGCATGGTTCAACCGACCAAACGATATCCCGAACTAAGTCAAAATTTTAGTTTACTAGAGAATGCAGATCAAAATTGTATCTTTTTAATGGTTAACTAAagtttgattaatcaattttttaACAATTAACAAAATTGGGATGTTGAGtctaatttaaatatatatatatattttatatattaatcaAAGTGTactttttttaaaagtaaattatTAAAACTATATATAATATCACGCctaatatttatttttacatattaaTAAAATGTAAGGTCAAAAAAGGCACTCGACTCCCTTGAACTTGAGCAAAAGGACGAGAACCTCcctaaaatttattaaaaagacacaaaTTTGCTCTCAAAATACTTAtcttttttgcaaaatacaaatgaatattttttttctttttgataaatcttttatgagaggtctctgaaatttttgaaacctgagtgtcattttttcaaaatactaaGGGAGGTTTTGTCTTTTTGGAAAATTTCTGAGGAGAGGTCTcggaaaattttgaaatctcgtAAGAGTTCAGCCATATTTTGCCAAATCTCAAGAGAAGTCAAATATCTTTTGCCCTAATATTTAAGATCGGTTCGATTAATCATCATTGTTagataaatcaaatcaaatcaaaagtaaaaaaaaaattctaaatttaaacctaaacccaaaaaatgagcaaTGGATTTTTCAATTGGGTTGAACTGGTCTTTGCAACTTGGTTCCTCTCACACTAGCATGAAAACTTAGGACCACCGAGAATTTTGTGGGGAAGAGGGAATAGGGAGTGGGCACAATTGTtggattgaaaattttaaaaagagttGCCCAAATGACAGTGGCTTTCTGAAATGGGGTTGTCAGCTTCCTTGAAACGCAAAGATTTTTAGCTGACAATATGGCAACTACCCACTTTAAAAGTGATGGGGCTGATTTCAAAAGAGGTAGGTAAAGTGTATAGCCCCCTTCAAACCAAAAGCCAGTGCCAGTCCATTTGTCCATCTGCACACATTCAATGCTGCCATTGGGAAGGAGTGGGTAAGTGATGATTCCGAAGGCTTTCTTGGCTTCTTCCCCACCCTCAGGCCTCAGTGGCTGGCTTTGTGTGTTAGGGCAGAACAGAACAGAACAGAACAGGGGAGTGAATGCATGCGTGGTCTACCTTGTGATCCCATCCACCCCACCATCATTATTAATTGCACCTTGCAAAAGCTAACAAAAATATAATAGTCATAAACGCAAAAGCATTCCCATTCTATGAACCTCTGTTCTTGGGATTAGATTTCCCCGCTCCTACCCCCAATTTCAAGCTCTCATTGCTTTGTTTTGAATCTCAACGAGTTTCTcaatattttcatgtattttaTTTTACCTAAATTCGAATTTATATTCGGAATTCATGTTCAATTTTGTCGGGTCTAAATTGAAGGGCTCtcccaaaacaaaaataaagagaggattgcttcttctttttgtcctttattattattattattgttggtatGTGGAAGGGGAGGGAGTGCagataagaaaagaaataacaagtGGGGGAAAAGCAACAAACTTGCAAAGAATTGGGGGGAAAGCAGAGTGCTTGGAAAGGTGGAAAGTGGGTAGGCGTCAAAATTATTGCTTATTTTCTTGCTTgtgttagcattttcatttaattATACATGTTGGGGGAAGATTAGATGATGGGTCTTTTTCTTTAGGAACAACCAACGGAGAATTGGGGGAAGAAAATCAGAGTGCTCGGAAAGTTGGGGGAAGAAAATCAGAGTGCTTGGAAAGTGGGTAGGCTTCAAAGTTATTGAATATAGTTTCTTGCTTATGCTTGCCATTTTAGTTTAATTGCATAACTTGGGGATAAGATAAGATGATGGGTCTTTTTCTTTTGGGTCATAACTCGGTTGTAGAAAAGATTTGGTTTCTTTTATTATAATGGGTATAGAAAATTAGGGGTGGGTGTGGAGTGGTGTGAATGTGAACACTCAAGGTTCATGCAGGGCCATGTGACATTGCTTTCAACTCTACCCTCTTCCTCTGTCATTGGTAATAAAATAGACTAGTGGAGAATTGGAAAAGGCCAAACAACTGGTGAAACTGAAAACGAATAATCACATCAGTCTACCCTAGATGGCATATCAAAAAAGGCAAAAAGAAAAGCAGTAACTTCATGAAAGGAAAAGCAATAAATCCAGCAAACCCAAAAGATGCTCTGTACTGTAATTTTCTGTTCAATTGATTTGGGGTTGTTTGAAGTACAAGTACAATCTGAAAACAGAGCCCCCAGAAAGGAAACAAAAGTCTAATAACAGTgcataaattgaaaaaaaaaaaaaaaaaaagtttcctcTTCCTGTTCCCCTGCTTCTTCTGGATTCCCATCAATTCAATCCTATCCAGCCCATTTTTATAGCTTCATTCATTGAATCACTGCCCTTCCCCTGTTTTTTTTCCTGGAAAAATTATCCTAGAAAATTAGCACCTCTATGGTAGCCTTCTTTCCCGTTCTACAAACGGGGCAAGAATCGAGGAAAGCCTCGCAGGCTTTGCACGAGCAGAGATGCCTGCAGGGGAGGAACAGCACGCACGAGCTCCGAGAATTGCAGCTTTGGCAAACCATCAACTTTCTTGTCATCTGTTTTTCCCCATTATCAATTTCCCTGTTTTCCCCTGTTCCCTCCTCTCTGTCTTCTGCTCTGTTCACATCGCAGCAAGACTCTGCGTCCTCTGCTCCATTGGCCAAGAACCCTCCGCAGGCCTTCTCCCTCAGCTCCTCCAGCGTGTTGTTAAGAGACAGAATCATGGCTTCGTTCTCCTTCGCCACCCTCTGCCACCCCTGGTTCTCCATCTCCAATCTCCTCAAGAAATCTTCCAACTCCATCGTCCTCTTGGCGGCCTGCGCTATCTCTTCCTCCTTCTGTCTCAACAGAGGCAGTGTTTTGGATTCGAATTTGCTCAACAGGATTGCTAGTTGCTGCCTCCTCTGCTCTTGCAAGGCCAATCTCAATCTCCCGTTCTGTTGGATTGATCAAACAAGAAGAAATCAATGGCCAAAT includes:
- the LOC131156641 gene encoding probable BOI-related E3 ubiquitin-protein ligase 3 — encoded protein: MAIQAQFQSDNLGLGFPLGGSQDWMDVNGCGFNEFCFNLQQKYQHQMQQQQQKNQPLFFDNSLLFSTSKPNFSTPNHHSMALSWSFEAQAEKQRQEIDQFISLQNGRLRLALQEQRRQQLAILLSKFESKTLPLLRQKEEEIAQAAKRTMELEDFLRRLEMENQGWQRVAKENEAMILSLNNTLEELREKACGGFLANGAEDAESCCDVNRAEDREEGTGENREIDNGEKQMTRKLMVCQSCNSRSSCVLFLPCRHLCSCKACEAFLDSCPVCRTGKKATIEVLIF